A single window of Prionailurus viverrinus isolate Anna chromosome F1, UM_Priviv_1.0, whole genome shotgun sequence DNA harbors:
- the KIRREL1 gene encoding kin of IRRE-like protein 1 isoform X5, producing MLSLLVWILTLSDTFSQGTQTRFSQEPADQTVVAGQRAVLPCVLLNYSGIVQWTKDGLALGMGQGLKAWPRYRVMGSADAGQYNLEITDAELSDDASYECQATEAALRSRRAKLTVLIPPEDTRIDGGPVILLQAGTPHNLTCRAFNAKPAATIIWFRDGTQQEGAVASTELLKDGKRETTISQLLINPTDLDIGRVFTCRSVNEAVPSGKETSIELDVHHPPTVTLSIEPQTVQEGERVVFTCQATANPEILGYRWAKGGFLIEDAHESRYQTNVDYSFFTEPVSCEVHNKVGSTNVSTLVNVHFAPRIVVDPKPTTTDIGSDVTLTCVWVGNPPLTLTWTKKDSNMGPRPHGSPPEAALSAQVLSNSNQLLLKSVTQADAGTYTCRAIVPRIGVAEREVPLYVNGPPIISSEAVQYAVRGDGGKVECFIGSTPPPDRIAWAWKENFLEVGTLERYTVERTNSGSGVLSTLTINNVMEADFQTHYNCTAWNSFGPGTAIIQLEEREVLPVGIIAGATIGAGILLTFSFIALAFFLYRRRKGSRKDVTLRKLDIKVETVNREPLTMHSDREDDTASVSTATRVMKAIYSSFKDDVDLKQDLRCDTMDTREEYEMKAPPSGLERTAYEPYDPIGKYATATRFSYTSQHADYGQRFQQRMQTHV from the exons GGACCCAGACCCGCTTCAGCCAGGAGCCGGCCGACCAGACCGTGGTGGCAGGACAGCGGGCCGTGCTCCCCTGCGTGCTGCTCAACTACTCGGGCATCGTGCAATGGACCAAGGACGGGCTGGCGCTGGGCATGGGCCAGGGCCTCAAAG CCTGGCCGCGGTACCGGGTCATGGGCTCTGCAGACGCTGGGCAGTACAACCTGGAGATCACGGACGCCGAGCTATCTGACGACGCCTCCTACGAGTGCCAGGCCACGGAGGCCGCCCTGCGCTCGAGACGGGCCAAGCTCACCGTGCTCA TCCCCCCAGAGGACACCAGGATCGACGGCGGCCCGGTGATCCTGCTGCAAGCGGGCACGCCACACAACCTCACGTGCCGAGCCTTCAACGCCAAGCCCGCCGCCACCATCATCTGGTTCCGGGACGGGACTCAGCAGGAGGGCGCGGTGGCCAGCACG GAGCTGCTGAAGGATGGGAAGAGGGAGACCACCATCAGCCAGCTGCTCATTAACCCCACAGACCTGGACATCGGGCGTGTGTTCACCTGCCGCAGCGTGAACGAGGCCGTCCCGAGCGGCAAGGAGACTTCCATCGAGCTGGATGTGCACC ACCCTCCCACGGTGACCCTGTCCATTGAGCCACAGACGGTACAGGAGGGCGAGCGCGTCGTCTTCACGTGCCAGGCCACAGCCAACCCCGAGATCCTGGGCTACAG GTGGGCCAAGGGGGGCTTCTTGATTGAAGATGCACACGAGAGTCGCTATCAGACAAACGTCGACTACTCCTTCTTCACGGAGCCTGTGTCCTGTGAGGTTCACAATAAAGTGGGAAGCACCAACGTCAGCACCTTAGTAAACGTCCACT TTGCCCCCCGGATCGTGGTTGACCCCAAGCCCACGACCACAGATATTGGCTCTGATGTGACCCTCACCTGTGTCTGGGTGGGGAATCCGCCCCTCACCCTCACCTGGACCAAAAAGGATTCCAACATG GGGCCCAGGCCCCACGGCTCCCCACCCGAGGCTGCTCTCTCTGCCCAGGTCCTGAGTAACAGCAACCAGCTGCTGTTGAAGTCAGTGACCCAGGCCGATGCCGGCACCTACACCTGCCGGGCCATCGTGCCTCGGATCGGAGTGGCCGAGAGGGAGGTGCCCCTCTATGTGAACG GGCCCCCCATTATCTCCAGCGAGGCGGTGCAGTATGCCGTCAGGGGTGACGGTGGCAAAGTGGAGTGTTTCATCGGGAGTACGCCACCCCCCGACCGCATT gcctgggcatggaaggaaaacttcctggAGGTGGGGACGCTGGAGCGCTACACGGTGGAGAGGACCAACTCGGGCAGCGGAGTGCTGTCCACACTCACCATCAACAACGTCATGGAGGCCGACTTTCAGACACACTACAACTGCACGGCCTGGAACAGCTTCGGGCCGGGCACGGCCATCATCCAGCTGGAGGAGCGAG AGGTGCTGCCCGTGGGCATCATCGCCGGGGCCACCATCGGAGCGGGCATCCTGCTGACCTTCTCCTTCATTGCCTTGGCGTTCTTCCTCTATCGCCGCCGCAAAGGCA gtcGCAAGGACGTGACCCTGAGGAAGCTGGACATCAAGGTGGAGACGGTGAACCGCGAGCCACTCACGATGCATTCCGACCGGGAGGACGATACCGCCAGCGTGTCCACTGCGACTCGGGTCATGAAGGCCATCTATTCG TCCTTCAAGGACGACGTGGACCTGAAGCAGGACCTGCGCTGCGACACCATGGACACGCGGGAGGAGTACGAGATGAAG GCGCCGCCGTCGGGCCTGGAGCGGACCGCGTACGAGCCTTACGACCCCATCGGCAAGTACGCCACGGCCACGCGCTTCTCCTACACGTCCCAGCACGCGGACTACGGCCAGCGGTTCCAGCAGCGCATGCAGACTCACGTGTAG
- the KIRREL1 gene encoding kin of IRRE-like protein 1 isoform X3 translates to MLSLLVWILTLSDTFSQGTQTRFSQEPADQTVVAGQRAVLPCVLLNYSGIVQWTKDGLALGMGQGLKAWPRYRVMGSADAGQYNLEITDAELSDDASYECQATEAALRSRRAKLTVLIPPEDTRIDGGPVILLQAGTPHNLTCRAFNAKPAATIIWFRDGTQQEGAVASTELLKDGKRETTISQLLINPTDLDIGRVFTCRSVNEAVPSGKETSIELDVHHPPTVTLSIEPQTVQEGERVVFTCQATANPEILGYRWAKGGFLIEDAHESRYQTNVDYSFFTEPVSCEVHNKVGSTNVSTLVNVHFAPRIVVDPKPTTTDIGSDVTLTCVWVGNPPLTLTWTKKDSNMVLSNSNQLLLKSVTQADAGTYTCRAIVPRIGVAEREVPLYVNGPPIISSEAVQYAVRGDGGKVECFIGSTPPPDRIAWAWKENFLEVGTLERYTVERTNSGSGVLSTLTINNVMEADFQTHYNCTAWNSFGPGTAIIQLEEREVLPVGIIAGATIGAGILLTFSFIALAFFLYRRRKGSRKDVTLRKLDIKVETVNREPLTMHSDREDDTASVSTATRVMKAIYSSFKDDVDLKQDLRCDTMDTREEYEMKDPTNGYYNVRAHEDRPASRAVLYADYRAPGPARFDGRPASRLSHSSGYAQLSSYGRAPASDFGPEPAAPGPAAPAGADSAGPLSFENYDKFNPHPFPAAAGYPTYRLGYPQAPPSGLERTAYEPYDPIGKYATATRFSYTSQHADYGQRFQQRMQTHV, encoded by the exons GGACCCAGACCCGCTTCAGCCAGGAGCCGGCCGACCAGACCGTGGTGGCAGGACAGCGGGCCGTGCTCCCCTGCGTGCTGCTCAACTACTCGGGCATCGTGCAATGGACCAAGGACGGGCTGGCGCTGGGCATGGGCCAGGGCCTCAAAG CCTGGCCGCGGTACCGGGTCATGGGCTCTGCAGACGCTGGGCAGTACAACCTGGAGATCACGGACGCCGAGCTATCTGACGACGCCTCCTACGAGTGCCAGGCCACGGAGGCCGCCCTGCGCTCGAGACGGGCCAAGCTCACCGTGCTCA TCCCCCCAGAGGACACCAGGATCGACGGCGGCCCGGTGATCCTGCTGCAAGCGGGCACGCCACACAACCTCACGTGCCGAGCCTTCAACGCCAAGCCCGCCGCCACCATCATCTGGTTCCGGGACGGGACTCAGCAGGAGGGCGCGGTGGCCAGCACG GAGCTGCTGAAGGATGGGAAGAGGGAGACCACCATCAGCCAGCTGCTCATTAACCCCACAGACCTGGACATCGGGCGTGTGTTCACCTGCCGCAGCGTGAACGAGGCCGTCCCGAGCGGCAAGGAGACTTCCATCGAGCTGGATGTGCACC ACCCTCCCACGGTGACCCTGTCCATTGAGCCACAGACGGTACAGGAGGGCGAGCGCGTCGTCTTCACGTGCCAGGCCACAGCCAACCCCGAGATCCTGGGCTACAG GTGGGCCAAGGGGGGCTTCTTGATTGAAGATGCACACGAGAGTCGCTATCAGACAAACGTCGACTACTCCTTCTTCACGGAGCCTGTGTCCTGTGAGGTTCACAATAAAGTGGGAAGCACCAACGTCAGCACCTTAGTAAACGTCCACT TTGCCCCCCGGATCGTGGTTGACCCCAAGCCCACGACCACAGATATTGGCTCTGATGTGACCCTCACCTGTGTCTGGGTGGGGAATCCGCCCCTCACCCTCACCTGGACCAAAAAGGATTCCAACATG GTCCTGAGTAACAGCAACCAGCTGCTGTTGAAGTCAGTGACCCAGGCCGATGCCGGCACCTACACCTGCCGGGCCATCGTGCCTCGGATCGGAGTGGCCGAGAGGGAGGTGCCCCTCTATGTGAACG GGCCCCCCATTATCTCCAGCGAGGCGGTGCAGTATGCCGTCAGGGGTGACGGTGGCAAAGTGGAGTGTTTCATCGGGAGTACGCCACCCCCCGACCGCATT gcctgggcatggaaggaaaacttcctggAGGTGGGGACGCTGGAGCGCTACACGGTGGAGAGGACCAACTCGGGCAGCGGAGTGCTGTCCACACTCACCATCAACAACGTCATGGAGGCCGACTTTCAGACACACTACAACTGCACGGCCTGGAACAGCTTCGGGCCGGGCACGGCCATCATCCAGCTGGAGGAGCGAG AGGTGCTGCCCGTGGGCATCATCGCCGGGGCCACCATCGGAGCGGGCATCCTGCTGACCTTCTCCTTCATTGCCTTGGCGTTCTTCCTCTATCGCCGCCGCAAAGGCA gtcGCAAGGACGTGACCCTGAGGAAGCTGGACATCAAGGTGGAGACGGTGAACCGCGAGCCACTCACGATGCATTCCGACCGGGAGGACGATACCGCCAGCGTGTCCACTGCGACTCGGGTCATGAAGGCCATCTATTCG TCCTTCAAGGACGACGTGGACCTGAAGCAGGACCTGCGCTGCGACACCATGGACACGCGGGAGGAGTACGAGATGAAG GACCCCACCAACGGCTACTACAACGTGCGCGCCCACGAGGACCGGCCGGCGTCGCGGGCCGTGCTCTACGCCGACTACCGCGCCCCCGGGCCCGCGCGCTTCGACGGGCGCCCGGCCTCGCGCCTCTCGCACTCGAGCGGCTACGCGCAGCTCAGCTCCTACGGCCGCGCCcccgcgtccgacttcggccccgAGCCCGCGGCCCCCGggcccgccgcccccgccggcGCCGACTCGGCCGGCCCGCTGTCCTTCGAGAACTACGACAAGTTcaacccccaccccttccccgcGGCGGCCGGCTACCCCACCTACCGACTGGGCTACCCGCAGGCGCCGCCGTCGGGCCTGGAGCGGACCGCGTACGAGCCTTACGACCCCATCGGCAAGTACGCCACGGCCACGCGCTTCTCCTACACGTCCCAGCACGCGGACTACGGCCAGCGGTTCCAGCAGCGCATGCAGACTCACGTGTAG
- the KIRREL1 gene encoding kin of IRRE-like protein 1 isoform X2, with protein sequence MTSSLGTQTRFSQEPADQTVVAGQRAVLPCVLLNYSGIVQWTKDGLALGMGQGLKAWPRYRVMGSADAGQYNLEITDAELSDDASYECQATEAALRSRRAKLTVLIPPEDTRIDGGPVILLQAGTPHNLTCRAFNAKPAATIIWFRDGTQQEGAVASTELLKDGKRETTISQLLINPTDLDIGRVFTCRSVNEAVPSGKETSIELDVHHPPTVTLSIEPQTVQEGERVVFTCQATANPEILGYRWAKGGFLIEDAHESRYQTNVDYSFFTEPVSCEVHNKVGSTNVSTLVNVHFAPRIVVDPKPTTTDIGSDVTLTCVWVGNPPLTLTWTKKDSNMGPRPHGSPPEAALSAQVLSNSNQLLLKSVTQADAGTYTCRAIVPRIGVAEREVPLYVNGPPIISSEAVQYAVRGDGGKVECFIGSTPPPDRIAWAWKENFLEVGTLERYTVERTNSGSGVLSTLTINNVMEADFQTHYNCTAWNSFGPGTAIIQLEEREVLPVGIIAGATIGAGILLTFSFIALAFFLYRRRKGSRKDVTLRKLDIKVETVNREPLTMHSDREDDTASVSTATRVMKAIYSSFKDDVDLKQDLRCDTMDTREEYEMKDPTNGYYNVRAHEDRPASRAVLYADYRAPGPARFDGRPASRLSHSSGYAQLSSYGRAPASDFGPEPAAPGPAAPAGADSAGPLSFENYDKFNPHPFPAAAGYPTYRLGYPQAPPSGLERTAYEPYDPIGKYATATRFSYTSQHADYGQRFQQRMQTHV encoded by the exons GGACCCAGACCCGCTTCAGCCAGGAGCCGGCCGACCAGACCGTGGTGGCAGGACAGCGGGCCGTGCTCCCCTGCGTGCTGCTCAACTACTCGGGCATCGTGCAATGGACCAAGGACGGGCTGGCGCTGGGCATGGGCCAGGGCCTCAAAG CCTGGCCGCGGTACCGGGTCATGGGCTCTGCAGACGCTGGGCAGTACAACCTGGAGATCACGGACGCCGAGCTATCTGACGACGCCTCCTACGAGTGCCAGGCCACGGAGGCCGCCCTGCGCTCGAGACGGGCCAAGCTCACCGTGCTCA TCCCCCCAGAGGACACCAGGATCGACGGCGGCCCGGTGATCCTGCTGCAAGCGGGCACGCCACACAACCTCACGTGCCGAGCCTTCAACGCCAAGCCCGCCGCCACCATCATCTGGTTCCGGGACGGGACTCAGCAGGAGGGCGCGGTGGCCAGCACG GAGCTGCTGAAGGATGGGAAGAGGGAGACCACCATCAGCCAGCTGCTCATTAACCCCACAGACCTGGACATCGGGCGTGTGTTCACCTGCCGCAGCGTGAACGAGGCCGTCCCGAGCGGCAAGGAGACTTCCATCGAGCTGGATGTGCACC ACCCTCCCACGGTGACCCTGTCCATTGAGCCACAGACGGTACAGGAGGGCGAGCGCGTCGTCTTCACGTGCCAGGCCACAGCCAACCCCGAGATCCTGGGCTACAG GTGGGCCAAGGGGGGCTTCTTGATTGAAGATGCACACGAGAGTCGCTATCAGACAAACGTCGACTACTCCTTCTTCACGGAGCCTGTGTCCTGTGAGGTTCACAATAAAGTGGGAAGCACCAACGTCAGCACCTTAGTAAACGTCCACT TTGCCCCCCGGATCGTGGTTGACCCCAAGCCCACGACCACAGATATTGGCTCTGATGTGACCCTCACCTGTGTCTGGGTGGGGAATCCGCCCCTCACCCTCACCTGGACCAAAAAGGATTCCAACATG GGGCCCAGGCCCCACGGCTCCCCACCCGAGGCTGCTCTCTCTGCCCAGGTCCTGAGTAACAGCAACCAGCTGCTGTTGAAGTCAGTGACCCAGGCCGATGCCGGCACCTACACCTGCCGGGCCATCGTGCCTCGGATCGGAGTGGCCGAGAGGGAGGTGCCCCTCTATGTGAACG GGCCCCCCATTATCTCCAGCGAGGCGGTGCAGTATGCCGTCAGGGGTGACGGTGGCAAAGTGGAGTGTTTCATCGGGAGTACGCCACCCCCCGACCGCATT gcctgggcatggaaggaaaacttcctggAGGTGGGGACGCTGGAGCGCTACACGGTGGAGAGGACCAACTCGGGCAGCGGAGTGCTGTCCACACTCACCATCAACAACGTCATGGAGGCCGACTTTCAGACACACTACAACTGCACGGCCTGGAACAGCTTCGGGCCGGGCACGGCCATCATCCAGCTGGAGGAGCGAG AGGTGCTGCCCGTGGGCATCATCGCCGGGGCCACCATCGGAGCGGGCATCCTGCTGACCTTCTCCTTCATTGCCTTGGCGTTCTTCCTCTATCGCCGCCGCAAAGGCA gtcGCAAGGACGTGACCCTGAGGAAGCTGGACATCAAGGTGGAGACGGTGAACCGCGAGCCACTCACGATGCATTCCGACCGGGAGGACGATACCGCCAGCGTGTCCACTGCGACTCGGGTCATGAAGGCCATCTATTCG TCCTTCAAGGACGACGTGGACCTGAAGCAGGACCTGCGCTGCGACACCATGGACACGCGGGAGGAGTACGAGATGAAG GACCCCACCAACGGCTACTACAACGTGCGCGCCCACGAGGACCGGCCGGCGTCGCGGGCCGTGCTCTACGCCGACTACCGCGCCCCCGGGCCCGCGCGCTTCGACGGGCGCCCGGCCTCGCGCCTCTCGCACTCGAGCGGCTACGCGCAGCTCAGCTCCTACGGCCGCGCCcccgcgtccgacttcggccccgAGCCCGCGGCCCCCGggcccgccgcccccgccggcGCCGACTCGGCCGGCCCGCTGTCCTTCGAGAACTACGACAAGTTcaacccccaccccttccccgcGGCGGCCGGCTACCCCACCTACCGACTGGGCTACCCGCAGGCGCCGCCGTCGGGCCTGGAGCGGACCGCGTACGAGCCTTACGACCCCATCGGCAAGTACGCCACGGCCACGCGCTTCTCCTACACGTCCCAGCACGCGGACTACGGCCAGCGGTTCCAGCAGCGCATGCAGACTCACGTGTAG
- the KIRREL1 gene encoding kin of IRRE-like protein 1 isoform X1, whose protein sequence is MLSLLVWILTLSDTFSQGTQTRFSQEPADQTVVAGQRAVLPCVLLNYSGIVQWTKDGLALGMGQGLKAWPRYRVMGSADAGQYNLEITDAELSDDASYECQATEAALRSRRAKLTVLIPPEDTRIDGGPVILLQAGTPHNLTCRAFNAKPAATIIWFRDGTQQEGAVASTELLKDGKRETTISQLLINPTDLDIGRVFTCRSVNEAVPSGKETSIELDVHHPPTVTLSIEPQTVQEGERVVFTCQATANPEILGYRWAKGGFLIEDAHESRYQTNVDYSFFTEPVSCEVHNKVGSTNVSTLVNVHFAPRIVVDPKPTTTDIGSDVTLTCVWVGNPPLTLTWTKKDSNMGPRPHGSPPEAALSAQVLSNSNQLLLKSVTQADAGTYTCRAIVPRIGVAEREVPLYVNGPPIISSEAVQYAVRGDGGKVECFIGSTPPPDRIAWAWKENFLEVGTLERYTVERTNSGSGVLSTLTINNVMEADFQTHYNCTAWNSFGPGTAIIQLEEREVLPVGIIAGATIGAGILLTFSFIALAFFLYRRRKGSRKDVTLRKLDIKVETVNREPLTMHSDREDDTASVSTATRVMKAIYSSFKDDVDLKQDLRCDTMDTREEYEMKDPTNGYYNVRAHEDRPASRAVLYADYRAPGPARFDGRPASRLSHSSGYAQLSSYGRAPASDFGPEPAAPGPAAPAGADSAGPLSFENYDKFNPHPFPAAAGYPTYRLGYPQAPPSGLERTAYEPYDPIGKYATATRFSYTSQHADYGQRFQQRMQTHV, encoded by the exons GGACCCAGACCCGCTTCAGCCAGGAGCCGGCCGACCAGACCGTGGTGGCAGGACAGCGGGCCGTGCTCCCCTGCGTGCTGCTCAACTACTCGGGCATCGTGCAATGGACCAAGGACGGGCTGGCGCTGGGCATGGGCCAGGGCCTCAAAG CCTGGCCGCGGTACCGGGTCATGGGCTCTGCAGACGCTGGGCAGTACAACCTGGAGATCACGGACGCCGAGCTATCTGACGACGCCTCCTACGAGTGCCAGGCCACGGAGGCCGCCCTGCGCTCGAGACGGGCCAAGCTCACCGTGCTCA TCCCCCCAGAGGACACCAGGATCGACGGCGGCCCGGTGATCCTGCTGCAAGCGGGCACGCCACACAACCTCACGTGCCGAGCCTTCAACGCCAAGCCCGCCGCCACCATCATCTGGTTCCGGGACGGGACTCAGCAGGAGGGCGCGGTGGCCAGCACG GAGCTGCTGAAGGATGGGAAGAGGGAGACCACCATCAGCCAGCTGCTCATTAACCCCACAGACCTGGACATCGGGCGTGTGTTCACCTGCCGCAGCGTGAACGAGGCCGTCCCGAGCGGCAAGGAGACTTCCATCGAGCTGGATGTGCACC ACCCTCCCACGGTGACCCTGTCCATTGAGCCACAGACGGTACAGGAGGGCGAGCGCGTCGTCTTCACGTGCCAGGCCACAGCCAACCCCGAGATCCTGGGCTACAG GTGGGCCAAGGGGGGCTTCTTGATTGAAGATGCACACGAGAGTCGCTATCAGACAAACGTCGACTACTCCTTCTTCACGGAGCCTGTGTCCTGTGAGGTTCACAATAAAGTGGGAAGCACCAACGTCAGCACCTTAGTAAACGTCCACT TTGCCCCCCGGATCGTGGTTGACCCCAAGCCCACGACCACAGATATTGGCTCTGATGTGACCCTCACCTGTGTCTGGGTGGGGAATCCGCCCCTCACCCTCACCTGGACCAAAAAGGATTCCAACATG GGGCCCAGGCCCCACGGCTCCCCACCCGAGGCTGCTCTCTCTGCCCAGGTCCTGAGTAACAGCAACCAGCTGCTGTTGAAGTCAGTGACCCAGGCCGATGCCGGCACCTACACCTGCCGGGCCATCGTGCCTCGGATCGGAGTGGCCGAGAGGGAGGTGCCCCTCTATGTGAACG GGCCCCCCATTATCTCCAGCGAGGCGGTGCAGTATGCCGTCAGGGGTGACGGTGGCAAAGTGGAGTGTTTCATCGGGAGTACGCCACCCCCCGACCGCATT gcctgggcatggaaggaaaacttcctggAGGTGGGGACGCTGGAGCGCTACACGGTGGAGAGGACCAACTCGGGCAGCGGAGTGCTGTCCACACTCACCATCAACAACGTCATGGAGGCCGACTTTCAGACACACTACAACTGCACGGCCTGGAACAGCTTCGGGCCGGGCACGGCCATCATCCAGCTGGAGGAGCGAG AGGTGCTGCCCGTGGGCATCATCGCCGGGGCCACCATCGGAGCGGGCATCCTGCTGACCTTCTCCTTCATTGCCTTGGCGTTCTTCCTCTATCGCCGCCGCAAAGGCA gtcGCAAGGACGTGACCCTGAGGAAGCTGGACATCAAGGTGGAGACGGTGAACCGCGAGCCACTCACGATGCATTCCGACCGGGAGGACGATACCGCCAGCGTGTCCACTGCGACTCGGGTCATGAAGGCCATCTATTCG TCCTTCAAGGACGACGTGGACCTGAAGCAGGACCTGCGCTGCGACACCATGGACACGCGGGAGGAGTACGAGATGAAG GACCCCACCAACGGCTACTACAACGTGCGCGCCCACGAGGACCGGCCGGCGTCGCGGGCCGTGCTCTACGCCGACTACCGCGCCCCCGGGCCCGCGCGCTTCGACGGGCGCCCGGCCTCGCGCCTCTCGCACTCGAGCGGCTACGCGCAGCTCAGCTCCTACGGCCGCGCCcccgcgtccgacttcggccccgAGCCCGCGGCCCCCGggcccgccgcccccgccggcGCCGACTCGGCCGGCCCGCTGTCCTTCGAGAACTACGACAAGTTcaacccccaccccttccccgcGGCGGCCGGCTACCCCACCTACCGACTGGGCTACCCGCAGGCGCCGCCGTCGGGCCTGGAGCGGACCGCGTACGAGCCTTACGACCCCATCGGCAAGTACGCCACGGCCACGCGCTTCTCCTACACGTCCCAGCACGCGGACTACGGCCAGCGGTTCCAGCAGCGCATGCAGACTCACGTGTAG
- the KIRREL1 gene encoding kin of IRRE-like protein 1 isoform X4, which translates to MGQGLKAWPRYRVMGSADAGQYNLEITDAELSDDASYECQATEAALRSRRAKLTVLIPPEDTRIDGGPVILLQAGTPHNLTCRAFNAKPAATIIWFRDGTQQEGAVASTELLKDGKRETTISQLLINPTDLDIGRVFTCRSVNEAVPSGKETSIELDVHHPPTVTLSIEPQTVQEGERVVFTCQATANPEILGYRWAKGGFLIEDAHESRYQTNVDYSFFTEPVSCEVHNKVGSTNVSTLVNVHFAPRIVVDPKPTTTDIGSDVTLTCVWVGNPPLTLTWTKKDSNMGPRPHGSPPEAALSAQVLSNSNQLLLKSVTQADAGTYTCRAIVPRIGVAEREVPLYVNGPPIISSEAVQYAVRGDGGKVECFIGSTPPPDRIAWAWKENFLEVGTLERYTVERTNSGSGVLSTLTINNVMEADFQTHYNCTAWNSFGPGTAIIQLEEREVLPVGIIAGATIGAGILLTFSFIALAFFLYRRRKGSRKDVTLRKLDIKVETVNREPLTMHSDREDDTASVSTATRVMKAIYSSFKDDVDLKQDLRCDTMDTREEYEMKDPTNGYYNVRAHEDRPASRAVLYADYRAPGPARFDGRPASRLSHSSGYAQLSSYGRAPASDFGPEPAAPGPAAPAGADSAGPLSFENYDKFNPHPFPAAAGYPTYRLGYPQAPPSGLERTAYEPYDPIGKYATATRFSYTSQHADYGQRFQQRMQTHV; encoded by the exons ATGGGCCAGGGCCTCAAAG CCTGGCCGCGGTACCGGGTCATGGGCTCTGCAGACGCTGGGCAGTACAACCTGGAGATCACGGACGCCGAGCTATCTGACGACGCCTCCTACGAGTGCCAGGCCACGGAGGCCGCCCTGCGCTCGAGACGGGCCAAGCTCACCGTGCTCA TCCCCCCAGAGGACACCAGGATCGACGGCGGCCCGGTGATCCTGCTGCAAGCGGGCACGCCACACAACCTCACGTGCCGAGCCTTCAACGCCAAGCCCGCCGCCACCATCATCTGGTTCCGGGACGGGACTCAGCAGGAGGGCGCGGTGGCCAGCACG GAGCTGCTGAAGGATGGGAAGAGGGAGACCACCATCAGCCAGCTGCTCATTAACCCCACAGACCTGGACATCGGGCGTGTGTTCACCTGCCGCAGCGTGAACGAGGCCGTCCCGAGCGGCAAGGAGACTTCCATCGAGCTGGATGTGCACC ACCCTCCCACGGTGACCCTGTCCATTGAGCCACAGACGGTACAGGAGGGCGAGCGCGTCGTCTTCACGTGCCAGGCCACAGCCAACCCCGAGATCCTGGGCTACAG GTGGGCCAAGGGGGGCTTCTTGATTGAAGATGCACACGAGAGTCGCTATCAGACAAACGTCGACTACTCCTTCTTCACGGAGCCTGTGTCCTGTGAGGTTCACAATAAAGTGGGAAGCACCAACGTCAGCACCTTAGTAAACGTCCACT TTGCCCCCCGGATCGTGGTTGACCCCAAGCCCACGACCACAGATATTGGCTCTGATGTGACCCTCACCTGTGTCTGGGTGGGGAATCCGCCCCTCACCCTCACCTGGACCAAAAAGGATTCCAACATG GGGCCCAGGCCCCACGGCTCCCCACCCGAGGCTGCTCTCTCTGCCCAGGTCCTGAGTAACAGCAACCAGCTGCTGTTGAAGTCAGTGACCCAGGCCGATGCCGGCACCTACACCTGCCGGGCCATCGTGCCTCGGATCGGAGTGGCCGAGAGGGAGGTGCCCCTCTATGTGAACG GGCCCCCCATTATCTCCAGCGAGGCGGTGCAGTATGCCGTCAGGGGTGACGGTGGCAAAGTGGAGTGTTTCATCGGGAGTACGCCACCCCCCGACCGCATT gcctgggcatggaaggaaaacttcctggAGGTGGGGACGCTGGAGCGCTACACGGTGGAGAGGACCAACTCGGGCAGCGGAGTGCTGTCCACACTCACCATCAACAACGTCATGGAGGCCGACTTTCAGACACACTACAACTGCACGGCCTGGAACAGCTTCGGGCCGGGCACGGCCATCATCCAGCTGGAGGAGCGAG AGGTGCTGCCCGTGGGCATCATCGCCGGGGCCACCATCGGAGCGGGCATCCTGCTGACCTTCTCCTTCATTGCCTTGGCGTTCTTCCTCTATCGCCGCCGCAAAGGCA gtcGCAAGGACGTGACCCTGAGGAAGCTGGACATCAAGGTGGAGACGGTGAACCGCGAGCCACTCACGATGCATTCCGACCGGGAGGACGATACCGCCAGCGTGTCCACTGCGACTCGGGTCATGAAGGCCATCTATTCG TCCTTCAAGGACGACGTGGACCTGAAGCAGGACCTGCGCTGCGACACCATGGACACGCGGGAGGAGTACGAGATGAAG GACCCCACCAACGGCTACTACAACGTGCGCGCCCACGAGGACCGGCCGGCGTCGCGGGCCGTGCTCTACGCCGACTACCGCGCCCCCGGGCCCGCGCGCTTCGACGGGCGCCCGGCCTCGCGCCTCTCGCACTCGAGCGGCTACGCGCAGCTCAGCTCCTACGGCCGCGCCcccgcgtccgacttcggccccgAGCCCGCGGCCCCCGggcccgccgcccccgccggcGCCGACTCGGCCGGCCCGCTGTCCTTCGAGAACTACGACAAGTTcaacccccaccccttccccgcGGCGGCCGGCTACCCCACCTACCGACTGGGCTACCCGCAGGCGCCGCCGTCGGGCCTGGAGCGGACCGCGTACGAGCCTTACGACCCCATCGGCAAGTACGCCACGGCCACGCGCTTCTCCTACACGTCCCAGCACGCGGACTACGGCCAGCGGTTCCAGCAGCGCATGCAGACTCACGTGTAG